The window TACCTCGATTTCGATATCGAGGAGGCCGAGGCCAACGTACGCCGGGTCAATCCACGCGCCCGCGTGCTGCGCGTCTCGGCACGCTCGGGTGAGGGGATGGAAGCCTGGATGCAGTGGCTCAAGGGCGGGGCGATGATGGCTTCGGCCACGCTGCCTGCCAACGCGCCGCTCGCGGCTCAATAGGACCTTCACGCCATGTGCCTTGCCATTCCCGCTCTTGTCACCGCCGTCCTTGCCGACGACATGGCCACCGTGTCGCTGGGCGGGGTGGTCAAGACCGTGTCCGTCGCGCTGCTCGATGAGGTTGCGGTGGGCGATTACGTCCTCCTTCACGTCGGCTATGCGCTCCACAAGATCAGCGAGGAGGAGGCCGAGCGGACCCTGGCAATGATGGCCGAGGGCGGACTGCTCGAGGCCGAACTGGACGAGATCGCGGGAGACGCTGCATGAAGTACGTCGAGGAGTTCCGCGACCGCGCGTTGGCCGAAAAGCTGTCCGCCGCAATCCGGGCCGAGGCCGATCCGGCACGCAGCTACAACTTCATGGAGTTTTGCGGCGGGCACACCCACGCGATCTTCCGGTACGGCGTGCAGGACCTCGTGCCCGGCAACGTCCACTTCGTCCACGGTCCGGGCTGCCCCGTCTGTATCCTGCCGATCCGCCGCCTTGATGATGCGATCGAACTGGCCGAGCGGCACGGCGTGATCCTGTGCTCCTACGGAGACATGCTGCGCGTGCCCGGCTCGAAGCGGCGCTCGCTCCTGAGCGTGAAGGCACAAGGCGCGGACGTGCGGATGGTCTATTCCACGCTCGATGCGCTGGATATCGCGCGCAAGAACCCGGACCGGCAGGTCGTGTTCCTCGGCATCGGTTTCGAGACCACGACCCCGCCCACCGCGCTCGCCATCCGGCAGGCTGCGGACGAAGGGCTCACCAATTTCTCGGTCTTTTGCAACCATGTGCTGACGCCCGCGGCGATCCGCCATATCCTCGATGCGCCCGACATCGATCCCGAGGAGGCCGTGCATCTCGATGGGTTCCTGGGCCCCAGCCACGTCTCGACCGTGATCGGCTCCAGGCCCTACGAGTTTCTCTCCGAGACCTACCGCAAGCCGGTGGTCATTGCAGGGTTCGAGCCGCTCGACGTCCTGCAGTCGGTGCTCATGCTGATCCGCCAGGTCAATGAAGGCCGCGTCGAGGTGGAGAACCAGTACGCGCGTGTCGTCACGCGCGAGGGCAACACCAAGGCACAGGACCTCGTCGACGAAATCTTCGAGCTGCGCCCGGCCTTCGAATGGCGCGGGCTTGGCATGGTGGCCAGGAGCGCACTTGCGATCCGGCCCGCCTATGCCCCCTTCGATGCCGAGGCGCGCTTTGACTTGAGCGAAAAGACCTCGCGCGAGGTCAAGTCGTGCGAATGTCCCGCGATCCTGCGCGGGGTGAAGAAGCCTAAGGACTGCAAGCTCTTCGGCAACGTGTGCACGCCCGACAACCCGATGGGCAGCTGCATGGTCAGCTCCGAAGGCTCGTGCGCGGCCTACTGGACGTACCGCCGCGCCGAGACACTGGCCGAGATGGCAAAGGACAAGGCCATGGCGGAGCAGGCCGCATGACCGCGATGCAGCCGATCCGCGCCAAGCGCTTTCACGCGGACGCGCGCGTGACGATGAGCCACGGCGGGGGTGGTCGGGCGACAAGCGAACTCATTGCCTCTGTTTTCGCGCCCCATTTCGCGAACCCGCTACTGGAGCAGGGCCATGACGCGGCGCGGCTGGACCGTCCGGCCGGGCGCATCGTCGTCTCGACCGATGGGCACGTGATCTCGCCGCTGTTCTTCCCCGGCGGCGACATTGGTTCGCTCGCCGTCCATGGTACGCTCAACGATGTGGCGATGGGGGGCGCGCAGCCGATCGCGCTGACGGCCGCCTTCGTGATCGAGGAGGGCTTCCCGCTTGCCGACCTCGAACGTATTGCCGCCTCGATGGGCGAAGCCGCCCGCCGCGCCGGGGTGCCCATCGCCACCGGGGACACCAAGGTTGTCGAGCGGGGCAAGGGCGACGGCGTCTTCATCACCACCACTGGCATCGGCGTCGTGCCGGACGGTGTCGAGATCGGCCCGGACCGGCTTGCCGCCGGCCAGGCGATCCTCCTTTCGGGCACGCTGGGCGATCATGGCGTCGCGATCATGTCGCAGCGCCAGGGGCTGGAGTTCGAGACCACGATCACCTCTGACAGCGCCGCGCTCCACCACATGGTCGCCGACATGGTGGCCGCGGTGCCGGGCATCGCGCTGCTGCGCGATCCCACGCGCGGCGGGCTCTCCTCCACGCTCAACGAACTGGTCGAGGGCACGCGGCTGGGCGTGCTGATCGAAGAAGCGGCGATCCCGGTGAAGGGCGAGGTCGCCTCGGCCTGCGAGCTGCTTGGCCTCGATCCACTCCACATCGCCAACGAGGGCAAGCTGGTCTGCATCTGCGAGGAAGCCGATGCGCAAACGCTGCTCGCCATCATGCGCACCCATGGCGAGGGCACCGATGCCGCGCGGATCGGTACGGTCACGGCCGAAGAGCCCGGCTTCGTGCGCATGACCACCGCGATCGGGGGCACGCGCATTGTCGACTGGCTTTCGGGCGAACAATTGCCGAGGATCTGCTGATGCCCGATTCCGTCTCCAGCTTGCCGGTGGTGCTTGTCGTCGACGACGAGATCCGCTCGCTCGAATCGCTGCGCCGCATTCTCGACCACGATTTCGAGGTCCTGACCGCCGCCAGTACGGCGGCGGCCGAGCGGCACCTGGAGGCGCAGAACGTCCACGTCATCCTGTGCGACCAGCGCATGCCCGAACGCACCGGCGTCGACTTCCTGACCGAGGTGAAGACCCGTTGGCCCGACGTGATCCGCATGATCATCTCGGGCTACACCGACGCCCACGACATCATCGATGGCATCAATGACGCGGGGATCTTCCAGTACATCACCAAGCCCTGGCATCCCGACAACCTGCTGCTGACGCTGAAGGCCGCCTGCCGCCTGTTCGACCTCCAGCGCCAGAATGACCTGCTCGCCATCGAACTTAAGATGCTGCCCGAAGCGGCCGACAAGCTGGTGGGTGAGAGGCGCGACAAGCTGCGCCGTGCCTACAGCTTCGAGGACGGCATCGTGCGCGCGCCGGGCAGCCCGATGGAGGATGTCTGTCGCCAGCTGGCCGATGTCGCTCCGTATGACCTTCCCGTCCTTCTGTTCGGCGCATCGGGCACCGGCAAGGAACTCGCCGCGCGGGCTTTGCACTATGGCTCGCACCGCTGGGACAAGCCTTTCGTGGTCGAGAACTGCGGCGCGCTGCCCGACGAGCTGCTGGAAAGCGAGCTCTTCGGCCACCGCAAGGGCGCCTTTACCGGCGCGGTTGCCGACCACATCGGCCTGTTCGAGCGCGCCGATGGTGGCACCGTCTTCCTCGACGAGATTGGCGAGGTTTCGGCCGCTTTCCAGGTCAAGTTGCTGCGCGTGCTGCAGGAGGGCGAGGTGCGCCCGCTTGGCGGAACCGTCACGCGCAAGGTCAATGTGCGCGTGATCGCGGCGACCAACCGCAACCTCGACGAGGAAGTGCGGGCCAAGCGCTTCCGTGCGGACCTGTTCTACCGCCTTGCCGGGATGATCGTGCGCCTGCCTGACCTCAAGGACCGTACCTGCGACCTGCCGGTTCTTGTCGAGGCCATTCTCGGGCAGGCGACGAAGTCCATGGACAAGCCGGTCCGGGGCGTGAGCGAGGCGGCCATGGCGCGGCTCGTTGCCTATCCCTGGCCGGGCAACGTGCGCGAACTCCAGAACGAGGTGCAGCGCATGGTGGTGCGCGGGCGTGAGGGCGACTGGCTCGATGTCGATGTCCTCTCCTCGCGCGTGCGCCGCGGCGGCGAAGGGGCCGCCCTGCGCGTCGAGACCGCGAACGAGGCGCCTGCCGAGAGCCCGGCTCACGCACCCCGTTCGGGCGCCCAGGAGAGCGGTACGCTCAAGGAGCGGGTCGAGGCTTTGGAGGCCGAGATGATCCGCGACGCGCTGATCCGCCATCGCTGGAACAAGAGCCAGGTTGCGCGTGAACTGGGCCTCTCGCGCGTGGGGCTGCGCTCCAAGCTCGACCGCTACGGGCTTGAGAACGTCCATCCCATCGCCCGCCGCGTGGCGCACTGATCCGTGGCGGACCAGGGACACCGAGGGACCCCGACACCCCCGCCGCTGCTGGCGGGCGGGATCGACGGGATCGCCGGGGCCCTTGGCGAGGGCGGCGGCGAGGAGCTTTGGATCGAGGTCATCCAGCAGATGGATGCGGTCTATTCCGAGCTCGTGGAATCGCAGACCGCGCTGGAGGAACAGCACCGCGAACTGGGCGAGGCGCACGACTTCATCGGTTCGGTACTAGATGCCATGACCGATGTCGTCATCGCCTGCGATGCCGAGGGGCATATCCTGCGCACCAACCGCGCGCTCGTCCGCATCCTGGGGGAGAGCGAGGAGGCGCTGCTCGGGCGCGAGGTCGAGGCGCTCTTTGCGCCCGGCGAGCGCAAGGACGTGCATGCGGCCATGAACGAGGTGCGCGCGGGCACGCTGGTCGACCAGCGCGAATGGCACCTCCAGATGCCCGGCGGAGCGCTTGGCCTCATCTCCACCAACATCGCCCCGCGCCGCGAGGGAAGTGTGCGCTCTTGCGGCTTCGTCTTCGTGGGGCGGCCGCTGGGCGAACTGCAGCGCGCCTACCGCGAACTCGACGAGGCGCACAGCACGCTGAAGCGCACGCAGGAACAGCTCCTGATGAGCGAGAAGATGGCCGCACTCGGCCGCCTTGTCGCGGGCGTCGCGCACGAGCTCAACAACCCGATCAGCTTTGTCTTCGGCAACATGTACGCGCTCAAGCGCTACGGCGAGGCAATCGCGCGCTATCTGGAGGCGACGGGCCGCGCGCCCTCCGACCCCGAACTGGAGGCGCTGCGCACGCAGTTGCGCATCGACCGTATCCTCGAAGACATCGGCCCACTCGTCGACGGGACGCTGGAAGGTGCCGAGCGCGTGCGCGACATCGTCCAGGACCTGCGGCGCTTTTCCTCCAATCAGGAGGAGACGCCCGAGACCTTCAATCTCACCCGGCTTGTGCGCACGGCGGCGGAATGGGTGGCCAAGGCCCAGCGCGCGCGGCCCGACTTCCACTTCGAGCTACCCGATCCGCTCGACGTGACAAGCCGCAAGGGCCAGCTGCACCAGATCGCGGTAAACCTGATCCAGAACGCCTGCGACGCGCTGGAGGGGCGCGAGGCCGGCGAGGTGCAGGTGACGGCCTGGCGGGAGGGCGCGCTGGTCTACCTGGAGGTGGCGGACAACGGACCGGGCATCGCGCCCGCCAATCGGGACAAGATCTTCGAACCCTTCTTTACCACCAAGCCGATCGGTTCGGGTACGGGGCTGGGGCTCTACGTCAGCTACAACATGGCCGCTAAGCTGGGCGGCAGCCTTGCCTACGCCGAGAACGCGTCGGGGGGCGCCTCGTTCATCCTCGCGCTTCCGGCTGGCGAGGGCACGCCATGACGCGGCCCGTGCGCCTGCTCTGGCTGCAATCGGGGGGCTGCGGGGGCTGTACGCTTTCGCTGCTCGGCGCGCAGGGGCCCGATCTCGTCTCGGCCCTGGAACTGGCCGGGGTGGAGATCGTCTGGCACCCGTCGCTGAGCGCGGCCAGCGGACGCGAGGCGCGCGCGCGGATCGAGGCGGTGGCCTCTGGAGAGGAACCTCTCGACATCTTCTGCCTCGAAGGTTCGGTGATGACCGGCCCCGATGGCACCGGCCTGTTTCACCGCATGGCCGGAACCGACGAGGCGATGATGCGCGTGATCGAGCGCGTGGCGGTTCGGGCCGATTATGTCCTGGCGGTTGGCAGCTGCGCGGCCTTCGGCGGGATCACGGCGGCGGGCGGCAACGAGGTCGGTGCGGTGGGGCTTGCCTACGACGGACGCCAGGCGGGCGGTTTGCTGGGCCCCGAATTTCGTTCGGGCAAGGGCCTGCCGGTCATCAACATTGCGGGCTGTCCGATCCACCCCGACTGGTTTACCCAGACCGTTCAGCAGATTGCGGCAGGGGTCTTCGATGAACGCGATATCGACGAGTGGCAAAGGCCGCTCGCCTACACCGGGCATCTTGTCCACCATGGATGCGCGCGCAACGAGTTCTACGAGTTCAAGGCGAGCGCGGAGAACCTGTGCGACATGGGCTGCATGATGGAGCACCTGGGCTGCAAGGGCACGCAGGCGCGCGCGGACTGCAACATCCGCGCCTGGAACGGCTCGGGCTCCTGCCTGGATGGCAACTATCCCTGCATCAACTGCACCGCGCCGGGTTTCGAGGAGCCGGGCCATGAATTCACCCAGACGCCCAAGATCTCCGGCATCCCGGTGGGCTTGCCAACCGACATGCCCAAGGCCTGGTTCGTCGCGCTCGCCTCGCTGTCGAAGGCGGCCACGCCCGCACGCCTGAAGGACAACGCCGCGCGCGACCGCATGGTGACGTTGCCCAGGGATAAGGCGCGTGACGCAGCTGCGGCCAAGCCGGGCAAGGGCAAGCGATGAGCGGGGAGGGCACGCGCCTCATCATGGGGCCCTTCAATCGGGTCGAGGGCGATCTGGAAGTACGCCTCGACACCAGCCTCGACACGGTGGTCAGCGCCGAGGTTTCCTCGCCGCTCTACCGTGGGTTCGAGCGCATGCTGGTGGGAAAGCCGGTCCACGACGCGCTGGTCTATGCGCCGCGCATCTGCGGGATCTGCTCGGTCTCGCAGTCGGTCGCCGCGGCGCGCGCGCTGGCGAAGCTCAGTCCGGCTGCCCTGCCCGAGGCTGGAGCGCATGCGGTGAACCTCGTCCACGCGGTCGAGAACCTAGCCGATCACTTCACCCACTTCCACCTCTTCTTCATGCCCGACTTCGCGCGCGAGGTGTACGCAGCAGAGCCCTGGTACGAGGGCATCGCCGCGCGCTTTCGTGCGATCACGGGCAGTGCTGTGCGCGAGGCCTTGCAGGCGCGCGCCAGCTGGATGGAGATCATGGGGCTGCTGGCGGGCAAGTGGCCGCACACGCTCTCGATCCAGCCTGGCGGCTCGACCCGGGCGATCTCGCGGCCTGAGAAGGTCCAGGTCCTCACCCTCATCCGCCGCTTTCGCCAGTACCTGGAAGCCACGCTCTTCGGGGACAGCCTGGAAGCCGTGGGCGAGCTGGCAAGCGCCGAGGCTCTTCACGCCTGGAGCGAGGGGCGCAGCAGCGACTTTGCGCAGTTCCTCCAGGTGGCGCGCGCGCTGGAGCTGGACCGGCTCGGGCGCACGCGCAACGCGCAC is drawn from Novosphingobium decolorationis and contains these coding sequences:
- a CDS encoding HypC/HybG/HupF family hydrogenase formation chaperone, which produces MCLAIPALVTAVLADDMATVSLGGVVKTVSVALLDEVAVGDYVLLHVGYALHKISEEEAERTLAMMAEGGLLEAELDEIAGDAA
- the hypD gene encoding hydrogenase formation protein HypD, giving the protein MKYVEEFRDRALAEKLSAAIRAEADPARSYNFMEFCGGHTHAIFRYGVQDLVPGNVHFVHGPGCPVCILPIRRLDDAIELAERHGVILCSYGDMLRVPGSKRRSLLSVKAQGADVRMVYSTLDALDIARKNPDRQVVFLGIGFETTTPPTALAIRQAADEGLTNFSVFCNHVLTPAAIRHILDAPDIDPEEAVHLDGFLGPSHVSTVIGSRPYEFLSETYRKPVVIAGFEPLDVLQSVLMLIRQVNEGRVEVENQYARVVTREGNTKAQDLVDEIFELRPAFEWRGLGMVARSALAIRPAYAPFDAEARFDLSEKTSREVKSCECPAILRGVKKPKDCKLFGNVCTPDNPMGSCMVSSEGSCAAYWTYRRAETLAEMAKDKAMAEQAA
- the hypE gene encoding hydrogenase expression/formation protein HypE, translating into MTAMQPIRAKRFHADARVTMSHGGGGRATSELIASVFAPHFANPLLEQGHDAARLDRPAGRIVVSTDGHVISPLFFPGGDIGSLAVHGTLNDVAMGGAQPIALTAAFVIEEGFPLADLERIAASMGEAARRAGVPIATGDTKVVERGKGDGVFITTTGIGVVPDGVEIGPDRLAAGQAILLSGTLGDHGVAIMSQRQGLEFETTITSDSAALHHMVADMVAAVPGIALLRDPTRGGLSSTLNELVEGTRLGVLIEEAAIPVKGEVASACELLGLDPLHIANEGKLVCICEEADAQTLLAIMRTHGEGTDAARIGTVTAEEPGFVRMTTAIGGTRIVDWLSGEQLPRIC
- a CDS encoding sigma-54-dependent transcriptional regulator, whose product is MPDSVSSLPVVLVVDDEIRSLESLRRILDHDFEVLTAASTAAAERHLEAQNVHVILCDQRMPERTGVDFLTEVKTRWPDVIRMIISGYTDAHDIIDGINDAGIFQYITKPWHPDNLLLTLKAACRLFDLQRQNDLLAIELKMLPEAADKLVGERRDKLRRAYSFEDGIVRAPGSPMEDVCRQLADVAPYDLPVLLFGASGTGKELAARALHYGSHRWDKPFVVENCGALPDELLESELFGHRKGAFTGAVADHIGLFERADGGTVFLDEIGEVSAAFQVKLLRVLQEGEVRPLGGTVTRKVNVRVIAATNRNLDEEVRAKRFRADLFYRLAGMIVRLPDLKDRTCDLPVLVEAILGQATKSMDKPVRGVSEAAMARLVAYPWPGNVRELQNEVQRMVVRGREGDWLDVDVLSSRVRRGGEGAALRVETANEAPAESPAHAPRSGAQESGTLKERVEALEAEMIRDALIRHRWNKSQVARELGLSRVGLRSKLDRYGLENVHPIARRVAH
- a CDS encoding sensor histidine kinase; protein product: MADQGHRGTPTPPPLLAGGIDGIAGALGEGGGEELWIEVIQQMDAVYSELVESQTALEEQHRELGEAHDFIGSVLDAMTDVVIACDAEGHILRTNRALVRILGESEEALLGREVEALFAPGERKDVHAAMNEVRAGTLVDQREWHLQMPGGALGLISTNIAPRREGSVRSCGFVFVGRPLGELQRAYRELDEAHSTLKRTQEQLLMSEKMAALGRLVAGVAHELNNPISFVFGNMYALKRYGEAIARYLEATGRAPSDPELEALRTQLRIDRILEDIGPLVDGTLEGAERVRDIVQDLRRFSSNQEETPETFNLTRLVRTAAEWVAKAQRARPDFHFELPDPLDVTSRKGQLHQIAVNLIQNACDALEGREAGEVQVTAWREGALVYLEVADNGPGIAPANRDKIFEPFFTTKPIGSGTGLGLYVSYNMAAKLGGSLAYAENASGGASFILALPAGEGTP
- a CDS encoding HupU protein produces the protein MTRPVRLLWLQSGGCGGCTLSLLGAQGPDLVSALELAGVEIVWHPSLSAASGREARARIEAVASGEEPLDIFCLEGSVMTGPDGTGLFHRMAGTDEAMMRVIERVAVRADYVLAVGSCAAFGGITAAGGNEVGAVGLAYDGRQAGGLLGPEFRSGKGLPVINIAGCPIHPDWFTQTVQQIAAGVFDERDIDEWQRPLAYTGHLVHHGCARNEFYEFKASAENLCDMGCMMEHLGCKGTQARADCNIRAWNGSGSCLDGNYPCINCTAPGFEEPGHEFTQTPKISGIPVGLPTDMPKAWFVALASLSKAATPARLKDNAARDRMVTLPRDKARDAAAAKPGKGKR
- a CDS encoding nickel-dependent hydrogenase large subunit yields the protein MSGEGTRLIMGPFNRVEGDLEVRLDTSLDTVVSAEVSSPLYRGFERMLVGKPVHDALVYAPRICGICSVSQSVAAARALAKLSPAALPEAGAHAVNLVHAVENLADHFTHFHLFFMPDFAREVYAAEPWYEGIAARFRAITGSAVREALQARASWMEIMGLLAGKWPHTLSIQPGGSTRAISRPEKVQVLTLIRRFRQYLEATLFGDSLEAVGELASAEALHAWSEGRSSDFAQFLQVARALELDRLGRTRNAHMSFGAYELGTGHLFAQGVWVAGAVQPLETASIAEDVSHAWYAQGPGAKGPLRDAPVPDVQNEDAYSWCKAPRLGGQVVEVGALSRLLVEGHPLALDMARKGGNVTARIVARMLELALVVPAMETWISAIDPEAPFIDHSALAPAGEGAGLTEAARGSLGHWLRADAGRIDHYQIIAPTTWNFSPRDKRGVPGPLEQALEGTPIRPGEEEPVAVQHVVRSFDPCMVCTVH